In one window of Ruminococcus hominis DNA:
- a CDS encoding carbohydrate ABC transporter permease, translated as MSIFKKKINEFPTPYTCKNAVKKGGLETKLSMVLMGFGNIVHGQIIKGLLYLAIEIAYIVFMAVNGIGFIGGLRTLGTVQQQEVWDEAKQIYLYTKGDQSVLILLYGVTTILLTILMILVWRGTLKSAYKAECLQKAGMHVNTFAEDLKSLLHENLYRLFMTPPTTFIFVFTVLPLVFMICMAFTNYSRIGNHLMLFDWVGLDNFKTLFDSGSILGSTFWSVLGWTIIWAFFATFSNYIFGMILSLLINRKGTRAKGFWRFCFVLSCAVPMFVSLLIMRTMLQPEGAINVLLRNVGLIASDASLPFFTDATWARVTVIIINIWVGVPYTLLQLTGVLQNIPEELYEAAKVDGANAFQTFTKITLPYMLYVTTPYLIVTFTGNVNNFNVIYLLSGGDPVTNLSSTAGKTDLLVTWLYKLTIDKQYYNIGAVIGIMTFIILAIGALFTYRNSKSYKEEGGF; from the coding sequence ATGAGTATATTTAAGAAAAAAATCAATGAATTTCCAACGCCATATACCTGCAAAAATGCAGTGAAAAAAGGTGGATTAGAGACTAAGCTTTCCATGGTCCTGATGGGATTTGGAAACATCGTACACGGTCAGATTATCAAAGGTCTTTTGTATCTGGCAATTGAAATTGCCTACATCGTCTTTATGGCGGTAAATGGAATCGGATTTATAGGCGGTCTTCGGACACTTGGAACCGTGCAGCAGCAAGAGGTGTGGGATGAAGCAAAGCAAATTTATCTTTACACAAAAGGAGATCAGTCCGTTCTGATTCTACTTTATGGGGTGACGACAATCCTGCTGACGATTCTTATGATTTTGGTATGGAGAGGAACTCTGAAAAGTGCATATAAAGCAGAGTGTCTTCAGAAAGCAGGAATGCATGTGAATACATTTGCAGAAGATTTGAAGTCTCTTCTGCATGAGAATCTGTACCGTTTATTTATGACACCACCGACAACATTCATCTTTGTATTTACTGTACTTCCGTTGGTATTCATGATTTGTATGGCATTTACTAATTACAGCCGTATCGGAAACCATCTGATGCTGTTTGACTGGGTAGGACTTGATAACTTCAAGACATTATTTGATTCAGGAAGTATTCTTGGAAGTACTTTCTGGTCGGTTCTTGGATGGACAATTATCTGGGCATTTTTTGCAACTTTCAGCAACTATATTTTCGGAATGATTCTGTCCCTGCTGATCAATAGAAAGGGAACAAGAGCAAAAGGATTCTGGAGATTCTGTTTTGTTCTTTCCTGTGCAGTACCGATGTTTGTATCCCTTTTGATCATGCGTACTATGTTACAGCCGGAAGGGGCAATCAACGTACTCCTTAGAAATGTAGGACTGATTGCAAGTGATGCAAGCCTTCCGTTTTTTACAGATGCGACATGGGCGAGAGTGACTGTTATCATCATCAATATCTGGGTAGGTGTGCCGTATACTCTGCTTCAGCTGACCGGAGTGCTTCAGAACATTCCAGAAGAACTTTATGAAGCTGCAAAAGTAGATGGTGCAAATGCATTTCAGACATTTACCAAGATTACACTGCCGTACATGCTGTATGTGACAACACCATATTTGATTGTAACCTTTACAGGAAATGTCAATAACTTCAATGTCATTTATCTTCTTTCAGGAGGGGATCCGGTAACAAACCTTTCTTCAACTGCAGGTAAGACAGACCTTCTTGTTACATGGCTCTATAAACTGACAATTGACAAACAGTACTATAACATTGGTGCGGTAATTGGAATCATGACCTTTATCATTCTGGCAATTGGTGCACTTTTCACATACCGTAACAGTAAATCCTATAAAGAAGAAGGAGGATTTTAA
- a CDS encoding sugar ABC transporter permease, with product MAGKKLQSAKKKKMINNTIVHIVLAVLAIIWLFPIAWVILTSFRAEKGSYVSTFFPKAFTLDNYIKLFTDTSILNFPQMFMNTLFIAICSCILSAFYVLAVSYCLSRLKFKMRKPYMNMAMILGLFPGFMSMIAVYFILKAMGLTEGSLIKLALILCYSGGAGLGFQIAKGFFDTIPVAIDEAALLDGCTRWQIFSRITLPLSKPIIVYTVLTSFMAPWLDFIFAKVICRANSDQYTIAIGLWKMLEKEYIDSWYTSFAAGAVLISIPIAILFLFMQRYYVDGVSGAVKG from the coding sequence ATGGCAGGAAAGAAATTACAATCTGCAAAAAAGAAGAAAATGATCAACAATACGATCGTACATATTGTTCTTGCGGTGTTGGCAATTATCTGGCTTTTCCCAATTGCATGGGTAATCCTGACGAGCTTCCGTGCGGAAAAAGGCTCTTACGTATCAACCTTCTTTCCGAAAGCATTTACGCTTGACAATTATATAAAATTATTTACTGATACATCCATTTTAAATTTCCCACAGATGTTTATGAACACGCTGTTTATCGCAATCTGTTCCTGTATTTTATCAGCATTTTATGTGCTGGCAGTTTCCTACTGTTTGTCCAGACTGAAATTTAAAATGAGAAAACCATATATGAACATGGCAATGATTTTAGGTCTGTTCCCGGGATTTATGTCCATGATCGCTGTGTACTTTATTTTAAAGGCGATGGGGCTTACAGAAGGAAGTCTGATTAAGCTGGCTCTGATTTTGTGTTATTCTGGTGGCGCGGGACTGGGCTTCCAGATTGCAAAAGGATTCTTTGATACGATTCCGGTTGCGATTGATGAGGCTGCACTTTTGGATGGATGTACCAGATGGCAGATTTTCAGTAGAATTACACTGCCACTTAGTAAGCCGATCATTGTATATACAGTACTGACATCTTTTATGGCTCCGTGGCTCGATTTCATTTTTGCGAAGGTAATCTGCCGAGCAAATTCAGACCAGTATACGATAGCAATCGGACTTTGGAAAATGTTGGAAAAAGAATACATTGACAGCTGGTACACCAGTTTTGCGGCTGGGGCAGTTCTGATTTCAATCCCAATCGCAATTCTCTTCTTGTTCATGCAGAGATACTATGTAGATGGCGTATCAGGTGCAGTGAAAGGATAA
- the pulA gene encoding type I pullulanase, with translation MKDKIELKKYYSTKEFLENYIYEGNNLGVECTEEGTTFRLWSPQAECVSLNLYQTGDGGNAYEQILMKKEEKGVWSWESKEELHGVYYDYLITRDDEEVRSADPYAKACGVNGLRSMAVNLKKTNPKGWEKDQAPEEGPERIVYELHVKEFSWDKAGGFPEEYRGKYKAFTCRHTTLNEDGIHPTGLDYLKELGVTHIQIMPMYDYGSVNEAGEDTEFNWGYDPVNYNVPEGSYATDARHGEVRIREMKEMIQAIHEAGFGVIMDVVYNHTYSLDSWFQRTVPWYFYRVFPDGTASDGSACGNDVASEREMCAKYILKSVLYWTEEYHIDGFRFDLMGLLDVDLMNRIRSELDQRYGKGRKIIYGEPWAADKTAVEGGRKLATKENVGLLDENIGAFCDSTRDGIKGSALRAKEAGFINGAEEKEDEILASVAAWCTNPYHAEGFENVKAPSQIVTYVSAHDNHTLWDKLKETVVEEKECMRLNKMAAAVYMTCQGTLFFLSGEEFARTKDGQDNTFKAPITLNRLDWEKAWENKELVHYYQGLIALRKQLSGLCDKSKDSYKRITDMWKEKDVVGFTVLNDKKARWSQVKIIYNARKSNYKVKFLNDGWEILSDADDSWCWEKGICADRQIEAAPQSVLILGRK, from the coding sequence ATGAAAGATAAAATAGAATTAAAAAAATATTACTCTACAAAAGAATTTCTTGAAAATTATATTTATGAGGGAAATAATCTTGGCGTAGAATGTACAGAAGAAGGAACGACATTCCGTCTGTGGTCACCACAGGCGGAATGCGTTAGTTTAAACCTGTATCAGACAGGGGATGGAGGAAATGCATACGAGCAGATTCTGATGAAAAAAGAAGAAAAAGGTGTGTGGAGTTGGGAGAGTAAAGAAGAACTTCACGGCGTTTATTATGATTATCTGATTACCCGCGATGACGAAGAAGTCCGATCAGCAGACCCATATGCAAAGGCATGCGGAGTTAATGGATTGCGCAGCATGGCAGTGAATCTGAAAAAGACCAATCCAAAAGGCTGGGAAAAAGATCAGGCACCAGAAGAAGGACCGGAGCGAATTGTCTATGAACTTCATGTAAAAGAATTTTCATGGGATAAAGCAGGTGGGTTTCCGGAGGAATATCGCGGAAAATATAAAGCATTTACATGCAGACATACGACTTTGAACGAGGACGGAATTCATCCGACCGGGTTGGATTATTTAAAGGAACTCGGGGTGACACACATCCAGATTATGCCGATGTACGATTATGGTTCTGTAAATGAAGCGGGGGAGGATACGGAATTCAATTGGGGATATGACCCGGTTAATTACAATGTGCCAGAGGGCTCCTATGCGACAGATGCCAGACATGGAGAGGTGAGAATCAGAGAAATGAAAGAGATGATTCAGGCAATTCATGAAGCTGGTTTTGGTGTGATTATGGATGTGGTTTACAATCATACTTATTCATTAGATTCCTGGTTTCAGAGAACTGTACCTTGGTATTTTTACCGGGTATTTCCAGATGGAACAGCATCTGACGGCTCTGCCTGTGGGAATGATGTGGCAAGTGAAAGAGAGATGTGTGCAAAATACATTCTGAAGTCGGTGCTTTACTGGACAGAGGAATATCATATTGACGGATTCCGCTTTGACCTGATGGGACTTCTGGATGTAGATCTGATGAATCGGATCCGAAGTGAACTGGATCAGAGATACGGAAAAGGAAGGAAGATCATTTACGGAGAGCCATGGGCGGCGGATAAGACAGCTGTAGAAGGCGGCAGAAAACTGGCAACAAAAGAGAATGTTGGGCTTCTGGATGAAAATATCGGAGCGTTCTGTGACAGTACCAGAGATGGAATCAAAGGCTCTGCGTTACGTGCAAAGGAAGCCGGATTTATAAACGGCGCAGAAGAAAAAGAAGATGAAATACTTGCAAGTGTGGCAGCATGGTGCACAAATCCTTATCATGCGGAAGGATTTGAGAATGTCAAAGCACCTTCACAGATCGTAACCTACGTATCAGCACATGACAACCATACCTTGTGGGATAAATTAAAAGAGACAGTCGTAGAGGAAAAAGAATGTATGAGGCTGAATAAAATGGCTGCAGCAGTCTATATGACTTGTCAGGGAACACTGTTTTTCTTATCGGGAGAAGAATTTGCCCGTACAAAAGATGGACAGGATAATACCTTTAAGGCACCGATCACTCTAAACCGTCTCGACTGGGAAAAGGCATGGGAAAACAAGGAACTGGTTCATTATTATCAGGGGCTGATCGCACTTCGCAAACAGCTTTCTGGGCTTTGTGACAAATCAAAAGACAGTTATAAACGAATTACGGATATGTGGAAAGAAAAAGACGTAGTAGGATTTACTGTGCTCAATGATAAAAAAGCAAGATGGAGCCAGGTAAAGATAATTTATAATGCAAGAAAAAGTAATTATAAAGTAAAATTCTTGAATGATGGATGGGAAATCTTAAGCGATGCAGATGACAGCTGGTGCTGGGAAAAAGGAATCTGTGCGGACAGACAGATAGAAGCCGCACCGCAGAGTGTGCTGATACTTGGACGTAAATAA
- a CDS encoding amylo-alpha-1,6-glucosidase, translated as MKWIYGRQDWKTLERGLENCYLLTNGLGGFSSLTMTGAVARNDHSVFMACTKAPNHRVNMVHRIKEELGIGETKYVLSTQEFADGTKEEGYRYLTEFSFEILPSWRYLINGIEIEKEIVMAQGSNQIAVNYHLKNRGQKEAALCVTPFFQFEPKGEDLKEDKIFSRQAQKITDGKYDLFFETNGKVEGFQEKKETYFYRYDECDGRRENGTASAVYQIKKRVKPGEETDLTVIYSLESQIGMDAKKLFDIIKEEQIHHQEKLIKTSGLKNKLAQTLVCSADKFLSKRESTDGLTILAGFPFFEDWGRDTMIALPGICISTGRVESAKSILRTFAFYEKDGLMPNLFPEGENEPLYNTVDAALLFINCVWLYYEKTQDIKFVEEMYPVMQRIIFGYEKGTNFNIHMEEDGLISAGAGLDQVTWMDVRVGEILPTPRHGKPVEINAYWYNALCIMQKFSEVLKKNEEQKYGKLAQKVKESFAREFWMEEKHCLKDVISETKADTQIRCNQIWAVSMPFTMLDVEKERQIVDTVFERLYTPYGLRTLDPKDEEFHASYGGEMIKRDLAYHQGTVWTFPMGGYYLAYLKVNKDSREAKEIVAKQLEVLESAMREGCIGQLPEIYDGEIPVSSKGCFAQAWSVGEILRVYEKLEEK; from the coding sequence ATGAAATGGATTTATGGAAGACAGGATTGGAAAACGTTGGAGAGAGGACTTGAAAACTGCTATCTTTTAACTAATGGTCTGGGAGGTTTTTCTTCGCTTACGATGACCGGAGCTGTGGCAAGAAATGATCATTCGGTATTCATGGCATGTACGAAAGCTCCAAATCACAGAGTAAATATGGTTCATCGTATAAAAGAAGAACTGGGTATTGGGGAAACAAAGTATGTTCTTTCAACTCAGGAATTTGCGGATGGAACAAAAGAAGAAGGATACCGTTATCTTACAGAATTTTCTTTTGAAATTCTTCCTTCGTGGCGTTATCTGATAAACGGAATAGAGATAGAAAAAGAGATTGTGATGGCACAGGGCAGCAATCAGATTGCAGTGAATTATCATCTGAAAAACCGTGGTCAGAAAGAGGCCGCTCTCTGTGTAACTCCGTTTTTTCAATTTGAACCTAAAGGGGAAGATTTGAAAGAAGATAAGATATTTTCAAGACAAGCGCAAAAGATTACCGATGGAAAGTATGATCTTTTCTTTGAAACAAATGGGAAAGTAGAGGGCTTTCAGGAAAAGAAAGAAACGTATTTTTATCGCTATGATGAATGTGACGGAAGACGGGAAAATGGAACGGCAAGCGCAGTGTATCAGATTAAAAAACGGGTAAAGCCAGGAGAAGAGACAGATTTGACAGTAATTTATTCGCTGGAAAGTCAGATTGGTATGGATGCAAAAAAATTATTTGATATAATTAAGGAAGAACAGATCCATCATCAAGAGAAGCTTATAAAGACTTCAGGTTTGAAAAATAAACTGGCACAGACACTGGTTTGTAGTGCAGACAAGTTCCTTTCAAAAAGAGAGTCTACGGATGGATTGACCATCCTTGCCGGCTTTCCATTTTTCGAAGACTGGGGAAGAGATACAATGATTGCACTTCCGGGAATCTGCATCTCCACAGGAAGAGTTGAAAGTGCAAAATCAATCTTGCGGACATTTGCATTTTATGAAAAAGATGGATTGATGCCAAATCTGTTCCCGGAGGGGGAGAATGAGCCTCTTTATAATACTGTAGATGCCGCACTATTATTTATCAACTGCGTGTGGTTATATTATGAAAAAACTCAGGATATCAAATTTGTAGAGGAAATGTATCCGGTAATGCAAAGAATTATTTTCGGTTATGAGAAAGGAACAAATTTCAATATCCATATGGAAGAAGACGGTCTTATCAGTGCCGGGGCAGGGCTGGATCAGGTAACCTGGATGGATGTGCGCGTTGGAGAGATTCTTCCGACACCAAGACATGGGAAACCGGTGGAGATCAATGCTTACTGGTATAATGCGCTTTGTATTATGCAAAAGTTTTCAGAAGTTTTGAAGAAAAATGAAGAGCAGAAATATGGAAAACTCGCACAGAAAGTGAAAGAATCTTTTGCACGAGAATTCTGGATGGAGGAAAAACACTGCCTGAAGGATGTAATCTCAGAAACAAAGGCAGATACACAAATTCGCTGTAATCAGATATGGGCAGTGTCTATGCCGTTTACTATGCTGGACGTAGAGAAAGAAAGACAGATTGTAGATACAGTGTTTGAAAGGTTGTATACGCCTTATGGACTTCGGACATTAGATCCAAAAGACGAGGAGTTTCATGCAAGCTATGGTGGAGAGATGATAAAAAGAGATCTTGCTTATCATCAGGGAACCGTCTGGACTTTTCCGATGGGTGGATATTATCTCGCCTATCTAAAAGTAAATAAAGATTCAAGAGAAGCAAAAGAGATTGTGGCAAAACAGTTGGAAGTGTTGGAAAGTGCAATGCGTGAAGGATGTATTGGCCAGCTCCCTGAAATTTATGATGGAGAGATTCCGGTTTCTTCAAAAGGATGTTTTGCACAGGCATGGAGTGTAGGGGAAATCCTGCGTGTTTATGAAAAATTGGAGGAAAAATAA
- a CDS encoding glycoside hydrolase family 13 protein, translated as MEFTGVYHKTSEQMSYPLDEDRLIVNIKTGYDVKQVFIHYGDPYEAGILGGKEKWIGKREEIIYKKRLPYQIWWTTTLFPEYKRCKYYFELRTEEEVWYYFEDGFLTEEQLQMDGRMQQCFIVPWMNPADINRTPAWVNDTIWYQIFPDRFCNGTPEKNGNDITPWRNHGTVTNQEKFGGNLEGIRQRLQYLQELGITGIYLNPIMEAESNHKYDTTDYTKIDPAFGNEEMMKALCREAHEKGIRIMVDAVFNHCGRKFAPWVDVLENGKDSRYADWFMIEDWEQIGKRADTRDKRFYSFAFADTMPKLNTNNEEVIEYFCKVCEEWIQKFDIDGIRFDVGNEVSHRFLKRMREHLKAIKPDIYLLGEIWHDASQWLQGDEYDSVMNYPLLSGIHDFFLDKTMKKEGFEYMVNRCYTMYMQQNNDVLFNLLDSHDTERLMNRFHNLDKFYQQLAILFTLPGSPCIYYGTEIAMEGAHDPDCRRCMPWSEIESKENQEKIAMMRKLIMLRRNEKMCRSPHFHFPDTYKNDRCVEYIKLDEEGNKIEVLLNASEEEIKVKGNGKILFARKFDGEILGVNGTLIRRI; from the coding sequence ATGGAGTTTACTGGGGTATACCATAAAACATCAGAGCAAATGAGTTATCCGTTGGATGAGGACAGATTAATTGTAAATATTAAGACCGGATATGATGTAAAACAGGTGTTTATTCATTACGGAGATCCTTATGAAGCAGGAATCCTGGGTGGAAAGGAAAAATGGATTGGAAAAAGAGAGGAAATTATTTATAAAAAACGTCTGCCTTATCAAATCTGGTGGACAACAACGCTTTTTCCAGAATATAAACGATGTAAATATTATTTTGAACTGAGAACAGAAGAGGAAGTCTGGTATTATTTTGAAGATGGCTTCCTGACTGAAGAGCAGCTTCAGATGGATGGCCGTATGCAGCAGTGTTTTATTGTACCATGGATGAATCCCGCAGATATAAACCGCACACCTGCATGGGTGAATGATACGATCTGGTATCAGATTTTCCCGGACAGGTTTTGCAATGGGACACCGGAAAAGAATGGAAATGATATCACACCGTGGAGAAATCACGGAACAGTGACAAATCAGGAAAAATTCGGAGGAAATCTGGAGGGAATCCGTCAGAGACTACAGTATCTTCAGGAGCTGGGAATTACCGGAATTTATCTGAATCCGATCATGGAAGCAGAATCTAACCACAAATATGATACTACAGATTATACAAAGATTGATCCGGCTTTCGGCAATGAAGAAATGATGAAAGCACTTTGCAGGGAAGCGCACGAAAAAGGAATCCGTATTATGGTTGACGCAGTATTTAACCACTGCGGAAGAAAATTTGCACCGTGGGTAGATGTACTGGAGAATGGGAAAGATTCCCGTTATGCGGACTGGTTTATGATAGAAGACTGGGAACAGATTGGAAAAAGAGCAGACACCAGAGACAAGCGCTTTTACTCTTTCGCATTTGCAGATACGATGCCAAAATTAAATACGAATAATGAAGAAGTAATTGAGTATTTTTGTAAGGTCTGCGAGGAATGGATTCAAAAATTTGATATAGACGGAATCCGTTTTGATGTAGGAAATGAAGTATCACATCGGTTCTTAAAGCGGATGCGAGAACATTTAAAAGCGATAAAACCGGACATTTATCTGTTGGGAGAAATCTGGCACGATGCAAGCCAGTGGCTGCAAGGAGATGAATATGATTCCGTTATGAATTACCCGCTGCTCAGTGGAATCCATGACTTTTTTCTAGATAAAACGATGAAAAAAGAGGGGTTTGAATATATGGTAAATCGTTGCTATACTATGTATATGCAGCAGAATAACGATGTACTCTTCAATCTGCTGGATTCCCACGATACGGAGAGGCTTATGAACCGTTTTCATAATCTGGATAAATTCTATCAGCAGCTTGCAATTCTCTTCACACTTCCGGGAAGTCCTTGCATTTACTACGGAACAGAGATTGCGATGGAAGGTGCACATGACCCGGATTGTAGAAGATGTATGCCATGGAGTGAGATCGAAAGCAAAGAGAATCAGGAAAAAATTGCAATGATGCGGAAACTGATCATGCTTAGAAGAAACGAGAAAATGTGCAGAAGCCCGCATTTCCATTTTCCGGATACGTACAAAAATGATCGATGTGTAGAATATATAAAATTAGATGAAGAAGGTAATAAAATTGAGGTTCTATTAAATGCATCGGAGGAAGAAATAAAAGTAAAAGGGAATGGAAAAATTCTTTTTGCCCGAAAATTTGATGGAGAGATACTTGGCGTAAACGGAACGCTCATTCGTAGAATTTAG
- a CDS encoding glycoside hydrolase family 13 protein, which produces MENKNKWWKNAVVYQIYPKSFQDSDGDGIGDIPGIISRLDYLKKLGIDAIWLSPVYRSPQDDNGYDISDYQDIEPMFGTMEDMEQLFAEAKKRGIRIMMDLVLNHTSDEHRWFLEAKKSKDNPYHDYYVWRDGEEDVYPNDMNSVFGGPAWEWVPELGQYYFHQFSVKQPDLNWENPKVRRELYDMILWWMEKGAGGFRLDVIDQIAKEPDLKITNNGPKLHEFLRELSRETFQKGDMITVGEAWGATPEIAKKYSNPDGSEFSMVFQFEHIMLDQEEGKEKWDTIPLNLVKLKKCLAKWQNTLYQVGWNSLFMNNHDLPRIVSRWGNDGKYRKESAKMLATMLHGMQGTPYIYQGEELGMTNVQFDSIEEYEDIETLNMYKERLKKGYQPEEIMQSIYARSRDNARTPMQWSGDENGGFTTGEPWFAVNPNYTRINAKEALEDENSVFYYYQKLIRLRKENAVFVNGKFELLLPEDERIFAYTRTDEHTKMLVCTNFTDEEVSCPLLDEWKAGEVWIRNYEDEREGNILRPYEAVIIGVTIK; this is translated from the coding sequence ATGGAAAATAAGAATAAATGGTGGAAAAATGCAGTCGTATATCAGATTTATCCGAAAAGCTTTCAAGATTCGGATGGAGATGGAATTGGTGATATTCCAGGGATTATCAGCAGATTGGATTATTTGAAAAAACTTGGAATAGATGCAATCTGGCTCTCACCGGTGTATCGTTCGCCACAGGATGACAATGGATATGATATTTCAGATTATCAGGATATTGAGCCGATGTTCGGAACAATGGAAGATATGGAACAGTTATTTGCGGAGGCAAAGAAACGCGGAATCCGAATTATGATGGATCTTGTATTGAATCATACTTCTGATGAACACAGATGGTTTTTGGAAGCAAAGAAAAGTAAAGACAATCCGTATCATGATTATTATGTGTGGCGTGACGGAGAAGAAGACGTTTATCCAAACGATATGAATTCTGTATTCGGCGGACCGGCATGGGAGTGGGTTCCGGAACTGGGACAGTATTATTTTCATCAATTTTCAGTGAAACAGCCGGATCTGAACTGGGAGAATCCGAAAGTGAGAAGAGAACTCTATGATATGATTCTCTGGTGGATGGAAAAAGGGGCAGGCGGATTTCGTCTGGATGTAATTGATCAGATTGCAAAAGAGCCAGATCTTAAGATCACAAATAATGGACCAAAGTTGCATGAATTTCTGCGTGAATTAAGCAGGGAAACATTTCAGAAGGGCGACATGATCACTGTAGGAGAAGCCTGGGGAGCAACACCGGAAATTGCAAAGAAATATAGTAATCCGGATGGAAGTGAATTTTCCATGGTTTTCCAGTTTGAGCACATTATGCTTGATCAGGAAGAAGGAAAGGAAAAATGGGACACGATTCCATTGAATCTGGTAAAGCTGAAAAAATGCCTTGCAAAGTGGCAGAATACTTTATATCAGGTAGGATGGAACAGTCTGTTCATGAATAACCATGATCTTCCTAGAATTGTGTCGCGCTGGGGAAATGACGGAAAATACAGAAAAGAGTCGGCAAAAATGCTGGCGACAATGCTTCATGGAATGCAGGGAACTCCTTACATTTATCAGGGAGAAGAGCTGGGAATGACGAATGTGCAGTTTGACAGCATTGAAGAATATGAAGATATTGAGACATTGAACATGTACAAAGAGCGACTGAAAAAAGGATATCAGCCAGAAGAAATCATGCAGTCTATCTACGCAAGAAGCCGTGATAATGCCCGTACTCCGATGCAGTGGAGCGGGGATGAGAACGGAGGATTCACAACAGGAGAACCATGGTTTGCCGTGAATCCAAATTATACCAGAATCAATGCCAAAGAGGCACTGGAAGACGAAAATTCGGTATTTTACTATTATCAGAAGCTGATTCGTTTAAGAAAAGAAAATGCAGTATTCGTGAATGGAAAATTTGAACTTCTTCTGCCGGAAGATGAGAGAATTTTCGCCTATACGAGAACAGATGAGCATACAAAGATGCTGGTATGTACAAACTTTACGGATGAGGAAGTTAGCTGCCCATTGCTTGATGAGTGGAAAGCTGGGGAAGTCTGGATCCGGAATTATGAGGACGAAAGAGAAGGAAATATATTGCGTCCTTATGAGGCGGTGATAATTGGAGTTACTATAAAATAA
- a CDS encoding LacI family DNA-binding transcriptional regulator produces MASIKDVAQKAGVGVGTVSRVLNNSGYVSEDTREKIEQAMNELQYTPNELARNLFHKKSGIIAILVPSVEVPFFAELVHNIEEELYKQGFKIMLCNTDKEHNAESEYLDMLNRHIVDGVITGVHSLDVEEYKKIKKPIVALDRYLGENIPLVTVDHKEGGRIAAETLIANGCKKVVHFRGAIAVESPYHDRHYEFARIMKEHNVECYDYELAWNRFDLEYYEEAVKDLFQKIGDWEFDGIFGCDRVAIECMNEVIRRHRKVPKDVKCIAYDGTYVTQMVEPSVTAIVQPIENLARESAKLICDLVNGKHHKNKQVVLNVSLRKGKTTIV; encoded by the coding sequence ATGGCAAGTATTAAGGATGTTGCTCAAAAAGCGGGAGTGGGGGTAGGAACAGTCTCACGTGTATTGAATAATAGCGGTTATGTATCCGAAGATACCAGAGAAAAAATTGAGCAAGCAATGAATGAACTTCAATATACTCCAAATGAACTGGCTAGAAATCTTTTTCATAAAAAGAGTGGAATAATTGCAATACTAGTTCCATCTGTAGAAGTTCCGTTCTTTGCAGAATTAGTGCATAATATTGAGGAAGAATTGTATAAACAAGGTTTTAAGATTATGCTTTGCAATACGGATAAAGAGCATAATGCAGAATCAGAATATTTAGATATGTTAAATCGTCATATCGTGGATGGAGTTATTACAGGGGTACATTCACTAGATGTAGAGGAATATAAAAAGATTAAGAAACCGATAGTAGCGTTAGATCGTTATCTTGGAGAAAATATTCCACTAGTGACAGTCGATCATAAAGAAGGTGGAAGAATAGCAGCTGAAACATTGATTGCCAATGGATGCAAAAAAGTGGTTCATTTCCGGGGGGCGATAGCTGTTGAATCGCCATATCATGATCGACATTATGAATTCGCACGTATTATGAAAGAACATAATGTGGAGTGTTATGACTATGAACTTGCATGGAATAGATTCGATTTGGAGTATTATGAAGAAGCAGTAAAAGATTTATTTCAAAAGATTGGTGATTGGGAGTTTGATGGGATTTTTGGGTGTGATCGTGTTGCAATAGAATGTATGAATGAAGTTATCCGAAGACATAGGAAGGTTCCAAAAGATGTAAAGTGCATAGCTTATGATGGAACTTATGTGACACAGATGGTGGAGCCTAGTGTGACAGCAATTGTTCAACCGATAGAAAATTTAGCAAGAGAGTCAGCAAAATTAATTTGTGATTTAGTAAATGGGAAACATCACAAGAATAAACAAGTAGTCTTGAATGTTTCGCTGCGAAAAGGGAAAACAACTATTGTATAA